The Nostoc sp. 'Lobaria pulmonaria (5183) cyanobiont' genome window below encodes:
- a CDS encoding DUF5050 domain-containing protein: MFDYSTPALATYLNISSPIAACTNGSKVAVINTEGVWEVDSNGTKKLIPNSDYDARDIVAIDGKTYVLAVPTGLVKIKADGTNQKIVSNPANLKARVKFLQNWIIYQSANTLSIYDKNLNFKAKQSYGVTEVMDFEYKNGYLYTSGYQQQKRLGIPVQIAFLYRMVFDGAKIFALANLAGNNQGKLWGYNSADLANDMADTRLNRLHIFEDKLYVLGSVYGGNSIYRWNGKDLLTKTLIVTDTYTNPAQTRDETKVYIGTVNLTNFTVERGQLSFPRRPTTAGLGDGGSNFPKTIYSDGSKIFVGSSAAYAIANRDNQTFMGKPISAYRGDASLLVVSKNLMTRHAWVTPGNGEVLLFTDKFAVIKTDNKINDLATNVGTAQKLPTNTYFVKF; the protein is encoded by the coding sequence ATGTTTGATTATTCTACCCCCGCTTTAGCTACATACCTTAATATTTCTTCGCCAATAGCAGCTTGCACTAACGGCAGCAAAGTTGCGGTCATCAATACTGAAGGCGTATGGGAAGTAGACAGTAATGGGACGAAAAAACTAATTCCAAACTCTGATTATGATGCCCGTGACATTGTAGCAATTGACGGCAAAACTTATGTCTTAGCGGTTCCAACAGGACTAGTAAAAATAAAAGCTGACGGAACTAACCAAAAAATAGTTAGCAACCCAGCCAACTTAAAGGCACGAGTTAAATTTTTGCAAAATTGGATTATTTACCAGTCTGCAAATACTTTGTCAATTTATGACAAAAACCTCAACTTTAAAGCCAAACAGAGTTATGGCGTAACTGAGGTAATGGATTTTGAGTATAAAAATGGGTATCTTTACACTAGTGGCTACCAGCAACAAAAGAGGTTAGGTATTCCCGTCCAGATAGCTTTTCTTTACCGAATGGTTTTCGACGGAGCAAAAATATTTGCTTTGGCAAATTTAGCAGGAAATAACCAAGGCAAGCTTTGGGGCTACAATTCTGCTGATCTTGCTAACGATATGGCAGACACAAGACTCAACCGATTACATATTTTTGAAGACAAGCTTTATGTCCTCGGTTCAGTTTATGGAGGTAACTCAATCTACAGGTGGAATGGCAAAGACTTATTAACAAAGACTTTGATTGTTACAGACACCTATACCAATCCTGCACAGACCCGTGACGAAACAAAGGTATATATAGGAACTGTTAATCTGACTAATTTTACTGTCGAGCGCGGACAGCTAAGTTTTCCAAGAAGGCCTACAACTGCGGGGCTGGGAGACGGCGGTAGCAATTTTCCTAAAACTATTTACTCAGATGGCAGTAAAATTTTTGTGGGTTCCTCTGCTGCTTATGCGATCGCCAATAGAGATAATCAAACCTTCATGGGTAAACCTATCTCGGCTTACCGTGGAGATGCATCTCTTTTAGTTGTCTCCAAAAACCTAATGACTCGCCACGCTTGGGTAACACCGGGAAATGGTGAAGTATTGCTATTTACTGATAAGTTTGCAGTAATCAAAACAGATAATAAAATCAATGACTTGGCTACAAATGTAGGAACTGCCCAAAAATTACCAACAAATACTTATTTCGTTAAGTTTTAA
- a CDS encoding helix-turn-helix domain-containing protein, translated as MTIKKPLLIKQPEVGQLIGELCGITGLTQEQFAASLGITYSTVNRCEKGHTKPSSLAMQKIERMLEEMGDLGQKVSVKYLSNYKAG; from the coding sequence ATGACCATTAAGAAACCTTTGCTAATCAAGCAACCGGAAGTTGGACAGCTCATCGGTGAACTCTGTGGCATAACTGGTCTTACCCAAGAACAGTTTGCAGCATCTTTAGGTATAACTTATTCGACGGTAAACCGTTGCGAGAAAGGACATACCAAGCCTTCATCTCTAGCTATGCAAAAGATTGAGAGGATGCTAGAGGAGATGGGTGATCTGGGGCAGAAAGTGTCAGTGAAGTATTTGTCGAATTATAAAGCAGGCTGA
- a CDS encoding CYTH domain-containing protein, producing the protein MAKEIERKYLVRGDSWRGLAEGSVYRQGYIATQEKATVRIRIVGEKSYLTIKGPNIKYSRLEFEYPIPVKDAQEILETLCQRPFIEKTRYKIESSGLIWEIDEFDGVNKGLILAEVELSDENQQIELPSWIGQEVSDDSRYFNSNLVKYPFSQW; encoded by the coding sequence ATGGCGAAAGAAATAGAGCGTAAATATTTAGTGAGAGGAGATAGTTGGAGAGGATTAGCTGAAGGTAGTGTATATCGTCAAGGATACATTGCTACACAAGAAAAAGCGACTGTACGTATACGTATAGTAGGGGAAAAAAGTTATTTGACCATTAAAGGCCCCAATATTAAATATTCGAGATTAGAGTTTGAGTATCCTATTCCTGTTAAAGATGCTCAGGAAATACTTGAGACATTATGTCAACGTCCCTTTATAGAAAAAACCAGATATAAAATAGAGTCGAGTGGTTTGATTTGGGAAATAGATGAGTTTGATGGTGTTAATAAAGGACTGATATTAGCAGAAGTTGAACTCAGTGATGAAAATCAGCAAATTGAATTACCAAGCTGGATTGGACAAGAAGTTTCTGATGACTCCAGATATTTCAACAGCAATTTAGTAAAGTACCCTTTTTCACAATGGTAA